Proteins encoded by one window of Deltaproteobacteria bacterium:
- a CDS encoding extracellular solute-binding protein encodes MGRWVTTLLVFALLAACRRSEHALTMAVALLPSELAAYRAVLGDFERDTGLRVVVVPQQYPDIQRALAAEAFAGHGTLDLVELDVYALARSARHVSVLDPAELAPELDALAPHARRAGEIDGLRFLPHRISWQALVYNHAVLGKAPATWEELLAVARAHPKRIGLKGALYEGLTCDVLPFVWAAGGSGDRFDDPGTLAAFRFFAELAPYLAPQSETFKEATVAEAMARGELVLHVNWPFVMSLYASQGLAGTIRSAPLPQGPAGRATVLGGGYIAVPLSAPHRVAAVRLARYLISAPAQMRLRRQLGWFSARTDVAVDETSEDLGGFAAMRGEARPRPERPDYPRLSRAWQQAFRAVAFERSDPVSALQAAQRGLGRER; translated from the coding sequence ATGGGGCGCTGGGTGACCACCCTGCTGGTGTTCGCGCTGCTGGCGGCCTGCCGGCGCAGCGAGCACGCGCTGACGATGGCGGTCGCCTTGTTGCCGAGTGAGTTGGCGGCGTACCGCGCTGTGCTTGGTGACTTCGAGCGCGACACGGGGCTGCGCGTGGTCGTCGTGCCGCAACAGTATCCGGATATTCAGCGCGCCCTGGCGGCCGAGGCGTTTGCCGGCCACGGCACGCTCGATCTGGTGGAGCTGGACGTCTACGCGCTGGCGCGTTCGGCCCGACACGTGAGCGTGCTCGATCCCGCCGAGCTGGCGCCGGAACTCGACGCGCTCGCGCCGCACGCCCGGCGCGCCGGCGAAATCGACGGCCTGCGCTTCCTGCCGCATCGCATCTCCTGGCAGGCGCTGGTGTACAACCACGCCGTGCTGGGCAAGGCGCCCGCGACCTGGGAAGAACTGCTGGCGGTCGCCCGCGCCCATCCGAAACGCATCGGGCTGAAGGGAGCACTATACGAGGGGCTGACGTGCGATGTGCTCCCGTTCGTGTGGGCCGCCGGCGGCAGCGGCGATCGCTTCGACGACCCGGGTACCCTCGCGGCCTTTCGGTTCTTCGCCGAGCTGGCTCCGTACCTGGCTCCGCAGAGCGAGACCTTCAAAGAAGCGACCGTCGCCGAGGCCATGGCGCGCGGTGAGCTCGTGCTGCACGTCAATTGGCCGTTCGTGATGTCGCTGTATGCCAGTCAGGGCCTCGCCGGCACCATCCGCTCCGCCCCCCTGCCGCAAGGCCCCGCGGGGCGCGCCACCGTGCTGGGTGGCGGCTACATTGCCGTGCCGCTGAGCGCGCCGCATCGCGTCGCAGCCGTGCGCCTGGCGCGCTATCTCATCAGCGCGCCGGCGCAGATGCGACTGCGGCGCCAGTTGGGGTGGTTTTCGGCACGCACGGATGTCGCGGTTGATGAGACCAGCGAGGACCTTGGCGGTTTTGCCGCCATGCGTGGCGAGGCGCGCCCGCGGCCGGAGCGCCCCGATTACCCCCGGCTGAGCCGCGCCTGGCAGCAGGCGTTTCGTGCGGTCGCCTTCGAGCGCAGCGATCCGGTCAGCGCGCTCCAGGCGGCCCAGCGTGGGCTGGGGCGCGAACGATGA
- a CDS encoding sugar ABC transporter permease, which yields MMARVSVSSWLLATPLLLYCLVFLAYPTLYAIRLAFSDPHTAAFPSTANFQLIWNDALFWRALRNNVILPAASVAVELLGGLALALLLAARFPGRRYVRAVVVIPFALPEIVFLTMMRYLFAPRGYVNAALVAAGAGPLDWLLPGRWLTFVVVVIADAWHVTPVVFLLLLAALTTIPEEVTEAAQLDGARGLRRLLFITLPLLTPALIAAVLLRGLDALRTFATPLVLTGVEGVPVLSTYAFHQWSDYGNDGAAAAAAVLLALLSVALTLPLLRRRVGP from the coding sequence ATGATGGCCCGAGTATCGGTATCGTCCTGGCTGCTGGCCACCCCGCTGCTCCTTTACTGCCTCGTCTTCCTGGCCTACCCGACACTGTACGCGATCCGACTCGCGTTCAGCGATCCGCACACGGCCGCTTTTCCGAGCACGGCCAACTTCCAACTGATATGGAACGATGCGCTCTTCTGGCGGGCACTGCGCAACAACGTGATCCTCCCGGCGGCCAGCGTCGCGGTCGAACTGCTCGGCGGCCTGGCGCTGGCACTGCTCCTGGCCGCTCGCTTTCCCGGACGCCGCTATGTGCGGGCGGTCGTGGTCATCCCGTTCGCGCTGCCGGAAATCGTCTTTCTCACCATGATGCGCTACCTCTTCGCCCCGCGCGGGTACGTGAACGCGGCGCTGGTCGCCGCCGGCGCCGGTCCGTTGGATTGGCTGCTCCCGGGGCGATGGCTCACGTTTGTCGTCGTGGTGATTGCCGATGCCTGGCATGTGACGCCGGTGGTGTTCCTGCTGCTGCTCGCGGCGCTGACGACCATTCCCGAGGAGGTCACGGAGGCCGCGCAGCTTGACGGTGCGCGCGGCCTGCGCCGGCTCCTTTTCATCACCCTGCCGTTGCTCACACCGGCGCTGATCGCCGCCGTGCTGCTGCGCGGGCTCGATGCGCTGCGCACGTTCGCCACCCCGCTGGTGCTGACCGGGGTCGAAGGCGTCCCCGTACTGTCCACCTACGCTTTCCACCAATGGTCGGACTACGGCAACGACGGCGCGGCCGCGGCCGCTGCCGTACTGCTCGCGCTGCTCAGCGTCGCGCTGACGCTGCCGCTGCTGCGGCGCCGGGTGGGGCCATGA
- a CDS encoding glycosyltransferase family 39 protein, giving the protein MVGTDQNQNMLDVAQRKLGPGGGITFREMTAAEIADRWTGGRSVLAACLAPLIAGGLAALLLLPGLGATPLVNWDEGVYADVARGMFRGNWYHLEWNGEAYYRKPPLLFWSMALAYGTFGVNETGVRAPSALAGVGTAAVAGAVVAQRAGLPAALATTACLLGSTLFIERGGRRACTDSLAIFLTMVALARFGTEAGWHRRRLGVAIVVGLAILAKGPLGLLAPAAAFLASIRDRARQRDTLYAAFGAIAFALPWYALQLATEGTGFLAVHFGREIWSRAIEPIEGHAAPWWYPMWALWTGGGSWVVGATAAVALAALTGRQRRAALAPWFLAAVLVMAAATAVRTRLPWYCLPALPMLAVAGGMALGFLGSGLRARARLIHPAALSGLAIAALVAAPAARRSVIETEEAFESFRVLGSVISETLLEEPFVGATEEHPTLIFYGGRPFRFFEADELERRLLDPEAFPRAGLVPAERAAVLLEAGAVEMGRLGDLVLLRHIPL; this is encoded by the coding sequence GTGGTGGGAACCGATCAGAACCAGAACATGCTGGACGTGGCGCAGCGGAAGCTCGGCCCGGGCGGCGGCATTACGTTCCGTGAGATGACTGCTGCGGAGATCGCGGACCGCTGGACGGGCGGCAGAAGCGTTCTCGCCGCCTGCCTGGCCCCGTTGATTGCCGGGGGCCTTGCTGCGTTGCTGCTCCTGCCGGGACTCGGCGCCACGCCGCTGGTCAACTGGGACGAAGGCGTTTACGCGGATGTCGCGCGGGGGATGTTCCGCGGTAACTGGTATCACCTCGAATGGAACGGCGAAGCCTACTACCGAAAGCCGCCGCTCTTGTTCTGGTCAATGGCTCTCGCCTACGGAACATTCGGCGTGAACGAGACGGGGGTTCGCGCACCGTCCGCGCTGGCCGGCGTGGGCACCGCTGCCGTGGCCGGCGCGGTGGTGGCCCAGCGAGCTGGTCTGCCGGCAGCCCTCGCCACCACGGCATGCCTGCTCGGATCCACGCTGTTCATCGAACGGGGCGGGCGGCGGGCATGCACGGATTCCCTCGCTATATTCCTGACCATGGTTGCGCTTGCCCGATTCGGCACTGAGGCAGGCTGGCACCGCCGGCGGCTCGGCGTCGCCATAGTGGTGGGACTCGCGATCCTTGCCAAGGGACCGCTCGGCCTTCTCGCTCCCGCGGCGGCGTTTCTTGCGTCAATTCGCGACAGGGCGAGGCAGAGGGATACCTTATACGCCGCGTTTGGCGCCATCGCTTTTGCCCTGCCGTGGTACGCGTTGCAGCTTGCGACGGAAGGCACGGGTTTCTTGGCAGTTCATTTCGGACGCGAGATCTGGAGCCGCGCCATCGAGCCGATCGAGGGCCATGCTGCCCCATGGTGGTATCCCATGTGGGCGCTGTGGACCGGCGGCGGATCGTGGGTTGTTGGAGCGACCGCGGCAGTCGCGCTGGCCGCGCTTACCGGCCGCCAGCGGCGCGCGGCGCTGGCCCCTTGGTTTCTCGCGGCGGTTCTCGTCATGGCCGCAGCGACGGCGGTACGCACCCGGCTGCCCTGGTATTGTCTTCCGGCACTGCCGATGCTGGCGGTGGCGGGCGGGATGGCGCTGGGTTTCCTCGGCTCCGGGCTGCGTGCGCGCGCACGGCTCATACATCCGGCGGCCTTGAGCGGTCTCGCCATCGCTGCGCTCGTCGCCGCGCCCGCAGCGCGGCGCTCCGTCATCGAGACCGAGGAGGCTTTCGAGTCCTTCCGTGTCCTCGGAAGCGTGATCAGTGAGACGCTGCTGGAAGAGCCTTTTGTCGGAGCGACCGAGGAGCACCCAACCTTGATCTTCTATGGTGGACGACCCTTTCGTTTCTTCGAAGCCGACGAGCTGGAGCGGCGTCTGCTGGATCCGGAGGCGTTTCCACGCGCCGGCCTGGTGCCGGCCGAGCGCGCGGCGGTCCTGCTCGAAGCCGGCGCAGTCGAGATGGGGCGATTGGGCGACCTGGTGCTACTCCGCCACATACCGCTGTAA
- a CDS encoding glycosyltransferase encodes MSMLDGYEEFVGRGTIDELRLLGQHLGRRRVLTINSTAVGGGVAEILSRLVPLSRELGVDVHWEVIKGGEDFFSVTKRMHNALHGKPEVLTAHDHDVFRETTRRNLADMDLDADIVFVHDPQPAGLIEARRRGHWAWRCHIDLSAPQADVWRFLADYVARYDAAVFSAPQFAANLKVPQVMITPSIDPLSDKNRELSGREIDDVFERLRVPRDKPIVTQVSRFDRLKDPVGVIAAFRMVRPYNDCRLVLAGGSATDDPEGLEVLAAVHQAANGDPDIHVLELPPTANIEINAIQRGSSVVLQKSLKEGFGLTVSEALWKGKPVIAGAVGGIPLQITHKYSGILTHTVEGSAFWIKQLLNAPDFARRLGANGREHVRTNFLLTRHLRDYLLLFLFLDHRDERVIRLSR; translated from the coding sequence GCGGCGGTGTGGCCGAGATCCTCAGCCGGCTCGTCCCGTTGTCCCGCGAGCTGGGTGTGGACGTTCACTGGGAGGTCATCAAGGGAGGCGAGGATTTCTTCAGTGTCACCAAGCGCATGCACAACGCCCTGCACGGAAAGCCCGAGGTGTTGACCGCGCACGATCACGATGTCTTCCGCGAGACGACGAGGCGCAACCTCGCGGACATGGATCTCGACGCCGATATTGTCTTCGTCCACGATCCGCAGCCAGCCGGGTTGATTGAGGCGCGGCGCCGGGGGCATTGGGCCTGGCGCTGTCACATCGATCTCTCGGCACCGCAGGCCGATGTCTGGCGGTTCTTAGCCGACTACGTCGCCCGTTACGACGCCGCGGTCTTCTCAGCGCCGCAGTTCGCAGCCAACCTGAAGGTGCCCCAGGTGATGATCACCCCGTCGATCGACCCCCTGAGCGACAAGAATCGCGAGCTGAGCGGGCGCGAGATCGATGACGTGTTCGAGCGGTTGCGCGTGCCGCGCGACAAGCCGATTGTGACCCAGGTATCGCGGTTTGATCGGCTGAAGGATCCCGTCGGGGTGATTGCGGCCTTCCGGATGGTGCGCCCGTACAACGACTGCCGCTTGGTCCTGGCCGGTGGCAGCGCAACCGACGATCCTGAGGGCTTGGAGGTGCTGGCCGCCGTGCACCAGGCTGCCAATGGTGATCCGGACATCCACGTCCTTGAACTTCCGCCCACCGCCAACATCGAGATCAACGCCATTCAGCGCGGCTCGAGCGTGGTGCTGCAAAAGTCGTTGAAGGAGGGGTTCGGGCTCACGGTCAGCGAGGCGCTGTGGAAAGGCAAGCCGGTCATCGCCGGCGCCGTCGGCGGCATTCCGCTGCAGATCACGCACAAGTACAGCGGCATCCTCACGCACACGGTCGAAGGGAGCGCGTTCTGGATCAAGCAACTGCTGAACGCGCCCGACTTCGCGCGGCGGCTGGGAGCGAACGGCCGCGAGCACGTGCGCACCAACTTTCTGCTCACCCGCCACCTGCGCGATTATCTGCTGCTCTTCCTCTTCCTCGACCACCGTGACGAGCGGGTGATCCGCTTGAGTCGATGA
- a CDS encoding mechanosensitive ion channel family protein → MTAQEESPSRGRAPLGWHCKDRCGTSSPDRRAHTGNPQRRRIAMGSVRHYGSRADMKRWWVHCLALSACFAVALLPASAQETPGAKPGVDTLGRDNPRGAMRGYLEACRAGDYERAATYLDLSGLPPAARTSRGPVLARQLKVALDRTLWVELDKLSDAPEGERDDGLPARRDVVGTIDTAKGVVPMFLERAKAEGDTLIWKIAPATIAQIPALHQEFGYGVVGEYLPPMFFQIQFLEVQLWQWIGLLALVAVAAVVSWIATVIIVRLARPVVVRMCTGWDDRALRLAAGPLRLIIAVTVFSAGTYTLGLAVPVQAFIAALEKALTIVAVTWLLVRVVAVAAHTVEERLVARGQTVAMSIVPLGRRTVQVLVLALATLAVLQNLGINVTGILAGLGIGGLAVALAAQKTVENLFGGVTLIADQPVHVGDFCRFGDKIGTVEEVGLRSTRVRTLDRTVVTIPNAEFAGMQLENFARRDRIWFRTTIGLRYETTPDQLRYVLVELKKLLVAHPKVHPDPARVRFVGFGAYSLDLEIFAYVLTTDINEYLAIQEDLLLRIMDIVAASGAGFAFPSQTIYTGTDTGLDAERSRAAEAQVGAWREQNALGLPHFAPEQLARLAGTLDYPPRGSAIGAHYARAARDAR, encoded by the coding sequence TTGACGGCGCAGGAGGAAAGCCCGTCCCGAGGCCGCGCTCCACTCGGCTGGCATTGCAAGGACCGCTGCGGCACATCTTCTCCTGATCGCCGGGCACATACGGGAAACCCTCAACGAAGGAGGATCGCTATGGGTTCTGTACGCCATTACGGGTCAAGAGCTGACATGAAGCGATGGTGGGTGCACTGCCTCGCGTTGAGCGCGTGTTTTGCGGTAGCGCTGCTCCCCGCCAGCGCCCAGGAGACGCCGGGCGCGAAACCGGGCGTCGATACGCTTGGCCGCGACAACCCACGGGGGGCCATGCGCGGCTACCTCGAAGCCTGCCGCGCCGGCGACTACGAACGCGCCGCTACGTATCTGGACCTGAGCGGCCTGCCGCCAGCGGCGCGCACCTCACGTGGGCCGGTGCTGGCGCGCCAGCTGAAGGTCGCTCTCGACCGAACCCTGTGGGTGGAGCTGGACAAGTTGAGTGACGCACCGGAAGGCGAGCGCGACGACGGCTTGCCAGCCCGGCGGGACGTGGTCGGCACAATCGACACAGCAAAGGGAGTGGTGCCGATGTTCCTGGAGCGGGCGAAAGCGGAGGGCGATACGCTGATCTGGAAGATAGCGCCGGCAACGATCGCGCAGATTCCTGCGCTCCACCAAGAGTTCGGTTACGGCGTGGTGGGCGAATATCTGCCGCCGATGTTTTTCCAGATCCAGTTTCTGGAGGTCCAGCTGTGGCAGTGGATCGGCCTTCTCGCTCTGGTCGCGGTCGCGGCCGTTGTCTCATGGATCGCCACCGTGATCATTGTGCGGCTCGCGCGCCCGGTTGTGGTTCGTATGTGCACAGGTTGGGACGATCGGGCACTGCGGCTGGCGGCGGGGCCGCTCCGTTTGATCATCGCCGTCACCGTGTTCTCCGCCGGCACGTACACGCTCGGCCTGGCAGTTCCGGTGCAGGCGTTCATCGCTGCGCTGGAAAAGGCCCTGACGATTGTTGCGGTGACGTGGCTACTCGTGCGGGTCGTGGCGGTTGCCGCGCACACCGTAGAGGAGCGGTTGGTGGCACGCGGTCAGACCGTGGCTATGTCCATCGTGCCGTTGGGCCGGCGGACGGTGCAGGTGCTGGTGCTTGCCTTGGCGACGCTCGCGGTGTTGCAGAACCTTGGCATCAACGTCACCGGCATTCTCGCCGGGCTGGGGATTGGTGGGTTAGCGGTCGCTCTGGCGGCCCAGAAAACGGTGGAGAACCTCTTCGGTGGCGTCACCCTCATCGCGGATCAGCCGGTGCACGTCGGCGACTTCTGCCGCTTTGGCGACAAGATCGGGACGGTCGAGGAGGTCGGGCTACGCTCAACCCGCGTGCGGACGCTCGACCGGACCGTGGTGACGATTCCGAACGCGGAGTTCGCCGGCATGCAGCTCGAGAACTTCGCCAGGCGCGATCGTATCTGGTTCCGCACCACGATCGGGCTGCGCTACGAGACGACACCCGACCAGCTGCGGTACGTACTCGTCGAGCTGAAGAAACTTCTTGTGGCCCATCCCAAGGTACATCCCGATCCCGCGCGGGTGCGCTTCGTCGGCTTTGGCGCCTACTCGCTCGATCTCGAGATCTTCGCTTACGTGCTCACCACCGACATCAACGAGTACCTCGCCATACAGGAGGATCTTCTGCTGCGCATCATGGATATCGTTGCCGCGAGCGGCGCTGGCTTCGCCTTCCCTTCCCAGACGATCTACACGGGAACGGACACCGGTCTCGACGCCGAACGCAGCCGCGCCGCCGAGGCCCAGGTGGGCGCGTGGCGCGAACAGAACGCTCTGGGTCTCCCCCACTTCGCGCCGGAGCAGCTTGCACGCCTTGCCGGTACGTTGGACTATCCGCCGCGCGGATCCGCCATTGGGGCTCATTACGCTCGCGCTGCACGAGATGCCCGCTGA
- a CDS encoding DUF4336 domain-containing protein gives MITQVDGNIWIADGSSVPFLRVPYPTRMTVVRLSGVSLWICSPIQLDDHLRVAINALGPVRHLVSPNKFHHLFLDEWIRTWPEAKLYASPGLARRRRDLSFDAGLGDQPDAAWTADLDQVIFHGSFVMDEVVFFHRASQTAIITDLVQRFDPTTLRGWRRVVMTLDGMVGPNGSTPREWRLSFWNRAAARRAKRKVLDWNPRRVIIAHGEWIHEDGRAVLERALAWIG, from the coding sequence GTGATAACGCAAGTCGATGGCAACATTTGGATCGCAGACGGGTCGAGCGTCCCGTTCCTCCGCGTTCCGTACCCGACCCGCATGACCGTGGTTCGACTGTCTGGCGTGAGCCTGTGGATTTGTTCGCCCATACAGCTCGACGACCACCTCAGGGTCGCGATCAACGCACTGGGTCCAGTTCGCCATCTCGTGTCGCCGAACAAGTTCCATCACCTCTTTCTGGACGAATGGATCCGAACCTGGCCCGAAGCGAAGCTCTACGCCTCGCCCGGTCTGGCAAGGCGCCGTCGTGACCTGTCGTTCGACGCGGGACTGGGTGACCAACCCGATGCAGCCTGGACAGCCGACCTCGATCAGGTGATCTTCCACGGCAGCTTCGTCATGGACGAAGTCGTCTTCTTCCACCGCGCTTCCCAGACCGCGATCATCACCGATCTCGTGCAGCGGTTCGATCCTACAACCCTGCGGGGTTGGCGGCGCGTGGTCATGACGTTGGACGGGATGGTTGGTCCCAACGGCAGTACGCCGCGTGAGTGGCGCCTCTCATTCTGGAACCGGGCCGCCGCGCGCCGAGCAAAGCGGAAGGTGCTCGATTGGAACCCGCGGCGCGTGATCATTGCGCACGGCGAATGGATACACGAGGACGGACGCGCGGTGCTCGAACGCGCGCTGGCCTGGATCGGTTGA
- a CDS encoding cation:proton antiporter, with product MIALGLLLAVAAPEIAAAADTGGHAAFGPILFALGVLVVAAKAGGLLAERWHQPSVLGELLVGIALGNLLPLFMGADGAGTLRGDPALLFLAEVGVLLLLLEVGLESDVRALVRVGPSALLVALIGVAAPMGLGWAAAAWMIPESPLLAHLFVGATLAATSVGITARVLKDLGATQTREGQVILGAAVIDDVLGLIVLAVVVGMVAAAATGGAGVSFVGVAGIVLRAVVFLGAAAGLGRFVSPPLIRLAARSDHPEIMLVLGLGLCFTLAFAAELVGLADIVGAFAAGLMLDPYGVGIRARADHAPLAELLHPIASLFVPLFFVLMGIKVQLGSLGNPAALGFGLVLIVCALVGKMACALGVVGKGIDRLAVAIGMVPRGEVGLVFAGIGVRTMLGGEPVLSHAQFSALVLMVLVSTLVAPPGLRWAFARVKREGR from the coding sequence ATGATCGCCCTTGGCTTGTTGTTGGCAGTTGCGGCTCCCGAAATCGCCGCGGCGGCCGATACAGGTGGACACGCGGCATTCGGCCCCATCCTGTTTGCCCTTGGGGTGCTGGTCGTGGCGGCGAAAGCGGGAGGCCTGCTGGCCGAACGCTGGCACCAGCCCTCGGTGCTGGGCGAGCTGCTGGTGGGCATCGCGTTGGGAAACCTGCTGCCGCTTTTCATGGGAGCGGATGGCGCTGGCACGTTGCGCGGCGACCCCGCGCTGCTGTTCCTGGCAGAGGTCGGGGTGCTACTGTTGCTGCTCGAGGTCGGCTTGGAATCGGATGTCCGCGCGCTGGTCCGGGTTGGGCCATCTGCGCTCCTGGTTGCGTTGATCGGTGTGGCGGCGCCGATGGGCCTGGGGTGGGCGGCGGCCGCCTGGATGATCCCCGAGAGCCCGTTGCTCGCTCACCTCTTCGTCGGTGCCACCCTCGCGGCCACCAGCGTCGGCATCACCGCCAGAGTGCTCAAGGACTTGGGGGCGACGCAGACACGCGAGGGGCAAGTCATTCTGGGCGCAGCGGTCATTGATGACGTGCTCGGACTCATCGTGCTGGCGGTGGTGGTCGGCATGGTGGCTGCGGCGGCCACGGGGGGAGCAGGCGTCTCGTTCGTTGGCGTCGCCGGCATCGTGTTGCGCGCGGTGGTGTTTCTCGGCGCCGCCGCGGGGCTCGGCCGGTTCGTGTCGCCGCCGCTGATCCGATTGGCGGCCCGCAGCGATCACCCCGAGATCATGTTAGTGCTCGGGCTCGGGTTGTGCTTCACGCTGGCGTTTGCCGCGGAGTTGGTCGGCCTGGCGGACATCGTGGGTGCCTTTGCCGCGGGACTGATGCTCGACCCGTACGGTGTCGGCATCCGCGCGCGCGCGGATCACGCGCCGCTGGCGGAGTTGCTCCACCCAATCGCAAGCCTGTTTGTGCCGTTGTTCTTCGTGCTCATGGGGATTAAGGTTCAGCTCGGCAGCTTGGGGAACCCTGCTGCGCTGGGGTTTGGCTTGGTGCTCATCGTGTGTGCCCTTGTTGGGAAGATGGCCTGCGCCCTCGGCGTCGTGGGCAAGGGGATTGATCGACTCGCGGTGGCGATCGGGATGGTTCCCCGTGGTGAGGTCGGCCTGGTCTTCGCCGGAATCGGGGTACGCACGATGCTCGGAGGCGAGCCGGTTCTCTCTCACGCTCAGTTCTCGGCCCTGGTCCTGATGGTGCTCGTCTCGACCCTAGTGGCTCCGCCGGGGCTGCGCTGGGCCTTTGCGCGCGTCAAGAGAGAGGGCAGATAG
- a CDS encoding trehalose-6-phosphate synthase, whose amino-acid sequence MLRPTIRFVIALILGLAILTWVASVVVYRTTRGWFEKDVSSRAELAVGGARHGLLSHWKREDGDALHALLTELTRDERILAAAACAQDLSPLVTTGEFPEQFGCRIVGAHVRQSAGATTAWVPWKTVASLPGGTVHVSGVPLLDQEEGVGFVVLVHDLSFIERREATVRWFLLVAFGFLAAAASAITIFAARVSWREWSDQIQRVLKGETQRPEFQPLLQDVRDLVERIGAERQADSEAGLWTPQRLRQTLNRYLHGEKVVIVANREPYVHERAPDGSVTVLHPASGLVTALEPIMRACSGVWIAHGSGSADRETADAKGHLRVPPGEESYVIRRVWLSVEEEQGYYYGFANEGLWPLCHIAHARPIFRSEDWKHYQTVNQKFADAVREEVDIEDPIVLVQDYHFALAPRLIRERMPRATVISFWHIPWPNPERFGICPWRHELLAGLLGSSIVGFHTRFHCNNFVDAIDRYLEARIDREQQAVVQHGHTTLIRPYPISTEWPVHWLEALPSVSECRRSVFAELSLPADALLGVGVDRLDYTKGVEERLLAVERLLERFPAFRGRFTFAQLAAPSRTQIDRYRELNESVERIAGGINKRFGGETYRPIVLLRTHHEPPTVFTYYRAADLCYVSSLHDGMNLVAKEFVAARDDERGVLVLSQFTGAARELTEALIVNPYDLDEAASALAAALGMPAEEQGARMRSMRAYVSEFNVYRWAGRMLVEAARLRERERLTGRLAQPEDVRH is encoded by the coding sequence ATGCTCCGCCCGACGATCCGGTTCGTTATTGCCCTGATTCTCGGCCTCGCCATCTTGACGTGGGTGGCGTCGGTGGTCGTCTACCGGACGACGCGCGGCTGGTTCGAAAAGGACGTCAGTTCGCGGGCCGAGCTTGCGGTCGGCGGGGCGCGGCACGGGCTGCTGTCGCACTGGAAAAGGGAAGACGGCGATGCCCTACATGCTCTGCTGACGGAACTGACACGCGACGAGCGCATATTGGCGGCCGCCGCATGCGCGCAGGATCTTTCGCCGCTAGTGACCACCGGGGAGTTTCCGGAACAGTTCGGCTGCCGCATCGTGGGAGCCCACGTTCGCCAGTCCGCTGGGGCGACAACCGCGTGGGTGCCCTGGAAGACCGTCGCGTCGCTTCCCGGAGGCACGGTGCACGTGAGCGGCGTTCCCTTGCTCGATCAGGAGGAGGGGGTGGGCTTCGTGGTGCTCGTGCACGACTTGAGCTTCATCGAGCGGCGGGAGGCCACCGTGCGCTGGTTCCTGCTTGTCGCCTTCGGCTTCCTGGCGGCGGCCGCCTCGGCGATCACCATCTTTGCCGCTCGCGTGTCGTGGCGCGAGTGGAGCGACCAAATCCAGCGGGTGTTGAAGGGCGAGACCCAGCGGCCGGAGTTCCAGCCGCTTCTGCAAGACGTCCGTGATCTCGTCGAACGAATCGGCGCCGAGCGGCAGGCGGACAGCGAGGCGGGTCTCTGGACGCCGCAGCGCCTCCGGCAAACGCTGAATCGGTATCTTCACGGTGAGAAAGTCGTCATCGTCGCGAACCGCGAGCCGTACGTTCATGAACGTGCGCCGGATGGATCTGTGACTGTCCTGCACCCCGCCAGCGGCCTGGTGACGGCGCTGGAGCCGATCATGCGCGCGTGCTCCGGGGTGTGGATCGCTCATGGGAGCGGCTCCGCCGACCGGGAGACGGCGGATGCGAAGGGGCACCTGCGCGTCCCGCCGGGTGAGGAGTCCTACGTGATCCGGCGGGTGTGGCTCTCCGTCGAAGAGGAACAGGGGTACTACTACGGATTCGCCAACGAAGGCCTCTGGCCCCTATGTCACATTGCGCATGCCCGGCCGATCTTTCGCAGCGAGGATTGGAAGCACTATCAAACGGTCAACCAGAAGTTTGCCGATGCAGTCCGCGAGGAGGTGGACATCGAGGACCCGATCGTGCTGGTTCAGGACTACCACTTCGCACTGGCGCCGCGCTTGATCCGCGAGCGGATGCCCCGGGCGACCGTCATCAGCTTCTGGCACATTCCATGGCCCAACCCGGAGCGGTTCGGCATCTGTCCCTGGCGGCACGAGCTGTTGGCCGGGCTGCTGGGCAGCAGCATCGTTGGATTCCACACGCGCTTCCATTGCAACAATTTCGTCGATGCGATCGACCGCTATTTGGAGGCGCGCATCGATCGCGAACAGCAGGCGGTGGTGCAGCACGGACACACCACGCTCATTCGTCCGTACCCGATCTCGACAGAATGGCCGGTGCATTGGCTGGAAGCGCTTCCCTCGGTGTCGGAGTGCCGCAGGAGCGTGTTCGCGGAGCTCAGTCTTCCCGCGGATGCGCTCCTCGGCGTGGGAGTGGACCGCCTCGACTACACGAAGGGAGTCGAGGAACGCCTTCTTGCAGTGGAGCGGCTGCTGGAGCGCTTTCCGGCTTTCCGCGGACGCTTCACCTTCGCGCAGTTGGCGGCTCCCAGTCGGACGCAGATCGACCGATACCGCGAGTTGAATGAGAGCGTCGAGAGGATCGCCGGCGGGATAAACAAGCGCTTCGGCGGGGAAACATACCGGCCGATCGTGCTCCTGCGAACGCATCACGAGCCGCCGACGGTGTTCACGTACTACCGGGCAGCGGACCTCTGCTACGTGAGCAGCCTGCACGACGGCATGAACCTGGTGGCCAAAGAGTTTGTCGCGGCGCGGGACGATGAGCGCGGCGTACTCGTACTGAGCCAGTTCACGGGCGCGGCGCGCGAGCTGACGGAGGCGCTGATAGTCAACCCCTACGACCTGGATGAAGCGGCGTCCGCGCTGGCGGCTGCTCTCGGGATGCCCGCAGAGGAGCAGGGCGCCCGCATGCGATCGATGCGTGCCTACGTCTCCGAGTTCAACGTGTACCGGTGGGCAGGAAGAATGCTGGTGGAGGCGGCGCGGCTCCGCGAGCGGGAGCGGCTGACAGGCCGGCTGGCCCAGCCGGAGGATGTGCGCCATTAG